In Acidobacteriota bacterium, a genomic segment contains:
- a CDS encoding Txe/YoeB family addiction module toxin has translation MAKPLERKAVFVEEFREDLQYWVKTDRRTALRILELVEAVLRDPFAGIGKPEPLKFVLAGCWSRRITQEHRLVYRVSEKRIDFLQARYHY, from the coding sequence TTGGCGAAACCGCTTGAGCGCAAGGCTGTGTTCGTCGAAGAGTTCCGCGAGGACCTGCAGTACTGGGTGAAAACAGACAGGCGTACGGCCTTGCGAATCCTGGAACTCGTCGAAGCGGTACTGCGCGATCCCTTCGCCGGCATCGGCAAGCCGGAGCCACTGAAGTTCGTTCTGGCAGGGTGCTGGTCGCGGCGGATTACCCAGGAACACCGTCTCGTTTATCGCGTCAGCGAAAAGCGAATCGATTTTCTCCAGGCCCGCTATCACTACTGA